The proteins below come from a single Yamadazyma tenuis chromosome 5, complete sequence genomic window:
- the CTA9 gene encoding transactivator protein (EggNog:ENOG503PVF0) codes for MSQGLNLKRYQSFHFHPNPQDLHKPNFIFSSDVLDKAKRLFQIYSHLRTNNSQPSIDLAEHSEIDFVVNVELNTLISRNKSLKPSDLIRDNLIFLAKTNHDEVRPTNLISTLLTYDSKSNISCRDFVSDEVFIVTLSLRLLNFMVDSSGDLTIDFLKDENYGILLLCDFNFIQQIELYISRLFREVWTSSRDFDIDFSPQLADLSEINDEISGTETTLDMSDHDVTPGCCTIDDGDISYQSLHLDEDDAVTLVGKHNGQKSNINFGYLLAKNPLQRVNNKDKRDQDTFIRDIDNLRHNDSTKMQLLDTLGDAPKLGPPMRDPQYEIITTSTVATSPMLSADSLKAPNLPASNRSRSNSAAISSNFPAVKLKPSNSALSASQAPQPLVLPDEDGGTLTRRSSHNITSKQPLKKQTSFTIDLHEYDNLAPGAAYVKGVKGDKKFQFIKVGKVQKFVNLFEERVNEENQSQSTTPRTMSPRPSRPVSPTKMY; via the coding sequence ATGAGCCAAGGACTAAACCTCAAGAGGTACCAGTCTTTCCACTTCCATCCGAACCCGCAGGACTTGCACAAGCCGAACTTCATCTTTTCCCTGGATGTTTTGGACAAGGCCAAGCGCTTGTTTCAGATTTACTCCCACCTAAGAACCAATAACTCCCAACCCTCTATTGATTTAGCCGAGCACCTGGAGATCGACTTTGTGGTGAATGTCGAGCTCAACACTCTCATCAGCAGGaacaagagtttgaagCCTTCGGACCTCATTAGAGATAACCTCatctttttggccaaaactAACCATGACGAGGTTCGGCCCACAAATTTAATCAGCACCTTGTTGACCTACGACTCCAAGTCGAACATCTCGTGCCGAGACTTTGTGAGCGATGAGGTTTTTATTGTCACGTTAAGCTTGAGGCTACTCAACTTCATGGTAGACAGTTCGGGAGACCTCACTATagactttttgaaagatGAGAACTATgggattcttcttctttgtgACTTTAATTTTATCCAACAGATCGAGTTATATATCTCCCGGTTGTTTCGTGAGGTATGGACATCATCCAGAGACTTTGACATCGACTTTCTGCCCCAACTAGCCGATTTGAGCGAGATCAATGATGAAATATCTGGCACAGAAACCACTTTGGACATGTCGGACCACGACGTAACTCCAGGCTGTTGCACTATAGACGATGGTGATATTCTGTACCAACTGTTACAccttgatgaagatgatgctGTGACTTTAGTGGGGAAACACAATGGGCAGAAATCCAACATAAACTTCGGGTATCTTCTAGCCAAGAACCCGCTACAAAGAGTTAACAACAAAGACAAGAGAGACCAAGATACTTTTATTCGTGATATCGATAATTTGAGACACAATGACTCCACAAAGATGCAGTTACTTGATACCCTCGGTGATGCTCCTAAGCTCGGACCACCAATGCGAGACCCCCAATATGAGATCATCACCACAAGCACAGTTGCAACTTCCCCCATGTTATCTGCTGACTCTTTGAAAGCTCCTAATCTACCAGCCTCCAACAGATCGAGATCGAATTCCGCtgcaatttcttcaaactttcCTGCCGTCAAACTTAAACCTTCTAACTCGGCCTTGAGCGCTTCACAGGCTCCACAGCCGCTTGTGCTTCCTGACGAGGATGGAGGGACTCTTACCAGAAGACTGTCGCATAACATTACTTCCAAGCAacctttgaagaaacagaCATCTTTTACCATTGACTTGCACGAGTACGATAACCTTGCTCCTGGTGCAGCTTACGTCAAGGGTGTCAAGGGAGACAAAAAGTTCCAGTTCATCAAAGTGGGCAAAGTGCAAAAGTTTGTCAATCTCTTTGAGGAAAGAgtcaatgaagaaaaccaaTCACAATCAACAACCCCCAGAACCATGAGTCCTCGACCCAGCCGGCCCGTGAGCCCAACCAAAATGTATTGA
- the TRS20 gene encoding TRAPP subunit (COG:U; EggNog:ENOG503P2JW; BUSCO:EOG09265GGX) — MSSYYFTIIGTNDTPLYELEFASFKLGGSGASQVPGKSQFSNNVKEILPFVTHSSIDLIEDVQWNNNQFYLGKVDSFYGLSVNAFVTQGNIKFIICYDNGNGRYDENAIRQFFMETNELYVKELMDPFYSVNDALTSPDFDLRIKLLAKKYL, encoded by the coding sequence ATGAGCTCCTACTACTTCACAATCATAGGAACCAACGACACGCCTCTCTACGAGCTCGAGTTTGCCTCTTTCAAGCTAGGCGGATCGGGGGCGTCGCAGGTGCCGGGCAAAAGTCAGTTTTCCAATAATGTCAAGGAAATTCTCCCGTTCGTGACCCATTCTTCCATTGATCTCATCGAGGATGTTCAGTGGAATAACAACCAGTTCTACTTGGGGAAAGTGGACTCCTTCTATGGATTGCTGGTCAATGCATTTGTGACACAAGGGAACATCAAGTTTATAATATGCTACGATAACGGAAACGGTAGATATGATGAGAATGCCATTCGGCAATTTTTCATGGAAACGAACGAACTCTACGTTAAGGAGCTCATGGACCCATTCTATAGCGTGAACGACGCCCTCACGTCGCCGGACTTTGATTTGCGCATCAAGCTTCTTGCTAAGAAGTACTTATAG
- the AIM9 gene encoding Phosphotransferase enzyme (COG:S; EggNog:ENOG503NUZE) has translation MFRSIARYAARSRPICATRMVRFGSSLTSQPTEVETKIADTSDPNRSPFFQYSWGSWMKNDAIEKAKRQTRFSIEGTTKLVQLLFEHYSAENNNFKVQTPKSLADGSVILSHNLSLVGKSDGSLSVKSISSIHEGKSNRIYKISLSNGTELVLRLPYKLESEYSIGEKIKSEVATNDFLSLKLGLKVPRILSYGANKLNFLQSPYILMEYIPGDLLMKQWEPLITDEVPDSKQKLEDVIKPIADFQNATNSVVFNKFGSLYFTADVEGYLQSDLPYEGESNELFVNRWRIGPSVEKSFLRNKNKLKSKQITTHNGPWPSDQPEAVIASIAKIELENLTTRLGLAEADSSNQVENIQNLKNSIATFENLAKMAPLLLNKASKSIPNVEELFKPRLFVPDLDPLNVIANSDRNNELFFTDFEYSSIKPFVLFNYPKFVAYSGVKIYNLEEDIPNFKELDELEQQQYQFMYYKTRNERLWELELNKNRHDLIAVASPHVKVLKSPYLQALEYKSDRDYLYVEGSILQLKGLWEAYVANELCNAQTPEFPIDYTPEVVEQFQSDLQAYQTEISSTPFAATGGWVPQDMFDQLKDGGLLKQTPDGYEIETEKLLQQEQEANQ, from the coding sequence ATGTTCAGGTCCATTGCCAGATACGCCGCAAGATCAAGACCGATATGTGCCACCAGGATGGTACGGTTCGGCTCGTCCCTCACCAGCCAGCCCACTGAGGTGGAGACCAAGATCGCAGACACCTCTGATCCCAACCGGTCGCCATTCTTCCAGTATTCCTGGGGTTCGTGGATGAAAAACGACGCTATAGAAAAGGCAAAGAGACAGACTCGTTTTTCCATCGAAggcaccaccaagttggttCAACTACTCTTTGAACATTATTCTGCCGAAaataacaacttcaaggtgCAAACCCCCAAGTCTTTGGCGGATGGCTCGGTGATTTTGTCACACAACTTACTGTTGGTGGGCAAATCTGACGGCCTGCTCCTGGTCAAGTCGATTTCCAGCATCCACGAAGGTAAGAGCAACCGGATCTACAAGATCTCCTTATCAAACGGCACCGAATTGGTGTTGAGGCTCCCTTATAAATTGGAGAGCGAGTACTCAATCGGtgagaagatcaagagtGAAGTAGCCACCAACGATTTTCTTTCGTTGAAATTGGGTTTGAAGGTTCCTCGCATCTTAAGTTATGGTGCTAATAAACtcaactttcttcaaagtccttACATTTTGATGGAGTACATTCCAGGTGACCTTTTGATGAAACAATGGGAACCGTTGATTACTGATGAGGTTCCTGATTCCAAGCAGAAGCTCGAAGACGTGATCAAACCAATTGCCGACTTTCAGAATGCCACAAACTCAGtggtgttcaacaagttcgGATCGTTGTACTTCACTGCCGATGTCGAGGGATATTTACAGTCCGACTTGCCCTACGAAGGAGAATCCAACGAATTATTCGTCAACAGATGGAGAATCGGTCCATCAGTTGAAAAATCGTTTTTGAGAAAtaaaaacaagttgaagtccaaGCAGATCACTACCCATAACGGACCCTGGCCCTCTGACCAGCCCGAAGCTGTCATTGCCAGCATTGCTAAAattgaattggaaaacttAACCACCAGATTAGGACTCGCGGAAGCCGATTCGAGTAATCAGGTTGAAAACattcaaaacttgaagaacctgATTGCAACCTTCGAGAACTTGGCGAAAATGGCCCCTTTGTTACTCAACAAGGCCTCCAAGAGCATCCCCAACGTTGAGGAATTGTTCAAACCAAGACTCTTTGTTCCGGACTTGGATCCATTGAACGTGATTGCCAACTCGGACAGAAACAATGAGTTGTTCTTCACCGACTTCGAGTACTCCTCCATCAAGCCGTTTGTGTTGTTTAACTACCCCAAGTTTGTGGCATATTCGGGTGTCAAGATAtacaacttggaagaagacatccccaacttcaaggaaCTTGACGAGTTGGAACAACAGCAGTACCAGTTCATGTACTACAAGACCCGTAATGAAAGGCTTTGGGAACTCGAGTTGAATAAAAATAGACACGACTTGATTGCGGTGGCCTCTCCTCATgtcaaggtgttgaagtctCCATACTTACAAGCGTTGGAGTACAAAAGCGATAGGGACTATTTATACGTTGAAGGATCCATTTTGCAACTCAAAGGACTTTGGGAAGCATACGTCGCCAACGAGTTGTGTAACGCACAAACCCCGGAATTCCCCATCGACTATACCCCTGAAGTTGTAGAACAATTCCAATCTGATTTGCAGGCTTACCAGACCGAAATTTCGTCTACTccatttgcagccactgGGGGTTGGGTTCCGCAAGATATGTTTGACCAGTTGAAGGACGGCGGACTTTTGAAACAAACTCCAGATGGGTATGAGATTGAGACCGAGAAGCTTCTCCAGCAAGAACAGGAAGCTAACCAGTAA
- a CDS encoding uncharacterized protein (EggNog:ENOG503P5T4; COG:S), with product MAHPDASIKSIYSGKVNFSSSYDADPPEFDSDSQLDDSLSRLSNESLSSRNLKIFNVNSDISQNDLFNDSSSDGESNGDGNLSVPSPSLSRNSTTSCLSTTATKDGIEGRKFHRKGPKAYSNHIISSMIKTTTVKSVRVSSADRVPSEKTLNGNTDVKGSKVTSIHIDTSPQQSPAGGRGSPTPMAQGAYSYSEVSFKTTDAEFEGFGGHEQPALPPFYKQPDMSLWSKIDMLNPDT from the coding sequence ATGGCCCACCCTGATGCCAGCATCAAGTCCATCTACAGCGGCAAAGTCAATTTCTCGTCCTCCTACGACGCAGACCCTCCCGAGTTCGACCTGGATTCCCAACTCGACGACTCTCTTTCTCGCCTCAGCAACGAATCGCTCTCGTCTCGCAACCTAAAGATTTTCAACGTCAACTCCGACATCAGCCAAAAtgacttgttcaacgaCAGTTCTAGCGACGGAGAATCCAACGGCGATGGAAACTTGAGCGTTCCTTCGCCTAGTTTGTCCAGAAATTCCACCACCTCGTGCTTATCCACCACTGCCACCAAGGACGGAATCGAAGGCAGAAAGTTCCACAGAAAGGGTCCAAAAGCCTATTCAAACCATATAATTTCAAGCATgatcaaaaccaccactGTCAAATCGGTCCGGGTTTCTAGTGCAGACCGGGTACCTAGTGAAAAGACCTTGAATGGCAACACAGACGTAAAAGGTTCCAAGGTCACCTCCATACACATTGACACCTCTCCCCAACAGTCTCCGGCCGGTGGCCGTGGCTCTCCCACCCCCATGGCTCAGGGAGCCTACAGCTACAGCGAGGTATCGTTCAAGACCACCGACGCCGAGTTCGAAGGATTCGGCGGCCATGAACAGCCGGCCCTACCACCTTTCTACAAGCAACCCGACATGTCCTTGTGGTCCAAAATTGACATGCTCAACCCAGACACCTGA
- a CDS encoding uncharacterized protein (COG:S; EggNog:ENOG503P72S) has product MKSKNDQGSPATRRKHTNSKLGCLNCKKKKIRCDESLPECNNCAKGKKNKCSYLSLSAKEVNKILLTHSLRSSQNKLLSSDYRLPTSNRGDLQGYQELEFKHELDDLPIRIPSFTYPPLQYKTVSYKDIESDFKDEEPGSGSDQNYGSAEPVPQPVDGAKGLPNAITGITRFQRVPHKIHIVPQIKINEYQFTKVTLVDYLLPKFFEQPPKYISILNDMTICLGQSVALFELKKLRPLGDPCIGILTKKCFENHSRCLTELRIKLTEFNRTSTLPPSAERDEYMNEMTPILYYSNCFISYCIILLDFSMENYHKINSTGISIIKNFLVYNNGRPINNLIQTIMTTYQFQILLVKLPAYDTSFLGELISNLESLAVVFGTLPETVPNLRVLRTQYYTLMDFIKLDLLPMLNHKKIDNKVINYPVDCIYNLLKKWYTIFPSASFLPVTPHNDLVTSDLRSTIFSYYYVVGAALRVCFPQTPYLFGVSFATLQTYAARRFFEISPSVNSLNIGTNLQDSLQRHNYYALRLYSFLRHRVRIFIKGIEWESEFPEDRSANRAFKNVMEVPIKSFADTLVRPEHYATIRYEDREPGHRFVRTDETMISQLYARNIETLKFFDGNCVLQFDYQSMALLRDYRPIPSTGIVNFPDITVTDLDYYMEDRRHIIRNFKQNV; this is encoded by the coding sequence ATGAAGAGCAAAAACGATCAGGGGTCACCTGCCACCCGTAGAAAACacaccaactccaaactcGGGTGTTTGAACtgcaagaagaagaaaatccGCTGTGATGAAAGCTTGCCTGAATGCAACAACTGTGCCAAAGGTAAGAAAAACAAGTGCTCCTACTTGTCGTTGTCGGCCAAAGAGGTCAACAAGATCCTCTTGACCCACTCCTTAAGAAGCTCTcagaacaagttgttgagttcGGACTATCGACTTCCTACCTCCAACCGAGGAGACTTACAAGGATACCAGGAACTTGAATTCAAACACGAGTTGGACGACTTGCCCATCCGAATTCCCAGCTTCACGTACCCGCCGTTGCAGTACAAAACTGTGAGTTATAAGGACATCGAGAGCGATTTCAAGGATGAGGAGCCAGGTTCGGGCTCGGATCAGAACTATGGGTCTGCTGAACCGGTGCCCCAGCCGGTGGATGGGGCCAAGGGCCTCCCCAACGCCATCACGGGTATCACCAGGTTCCAACGAGTGCCCCACAAGATTCATATTGTTCCTCAgatcaagatcaatgagTACCAGTTTACAAAAGTCACGCTCGTGGACTATTTGCTACCCAAGTTTTTTGAACAACCACCCAAGTACATTAGTATTTTGAATGATATGACCATCTGCCTTGGTCAGCTGGTGGCGTTGTTCGAGTTAAAGAAGTTGCGACCGCTTGGCGACCCATGTATCGGTATTTTGACAAAGAAGTGCTTTGAAAACCACAGCCGGTGCTTGACCGAACTCAGAATTAAGTTGACTGAGTTCAACCGTACCAGCACCTTGCCACCACTGGCGGAACGTGACGAATATATGAACGAAATGACCCCCATCCTCTACTACTCCAACTGTTTTATCAGCTACTGCATCATTCTTTTGGACTTTAGCATGGAAAACTACCACAAGATCAACTCGACCGGAATCAGCATCATtaagaacttcttggtctACAACAACGGTAGAcccatcaacaacttgatccAAACCATCATGACCACCTACCAGTTCcagattttgttggtcaagCTCCCAGCATACGATACCAGTTTCTTGGGCGAGTTGATCTCGAATCTCGAGAGCTTGGCAGTGGTTTTCGGCACCTTGCCTGAAACTGTCCCTAACTTGCGGGTACTCAGAACCCAGTACTACACGCTCATGGACTTTATCAAGCTTGACTTGTTGCCAATGTTGAATCATAAGAAAATCGACAACAAAGTCATAAACTACCCGGTTGATTGCATCTACAACTTACTCAAAAAGTGGTACACCATCTTCCCGTCTGCGAGCTTCTTACCAGTCACCCCCCATAACGACTTGGTCACCTCAGACTTGAGGTCCACCATATTTTCGTACTACTACGTGGTGGGGGCTGCTTTGCGAGTTTGCTTCCCCCAAACGCCATACTTGTTCGGGGTCAGCTTTGCAACCCTTCAGACGTATGCGGCCAGGAGGTTTTTCGAGATCTCTCCCTCCGTGAACTCGCTCAATATCGGCACAAACTTGCAAGATTCGTTACAGCGTCATAACTACTATGCGTTGAGGTTGTACTCATTTTTGCGGCACCGGGTACGGATATTCATAAAGGGAATAGAGTGGGAGTCGGAGTTTCCTGAGGACCGGTCTGCCAATAGAGCTTTTAAAAACGTCATGGAAGTGCCCATCAAATCGTTTGCCGATACGTTGGTGAGACCCGAGCATTATGCCACCATCAGATATGAGGACAGGGAACCGGGCCACCGGTTTGTGCGAACGGACGAGACGATGATTCTGCAGCTTTATGCCCGGAACATCGAGACGTTGAAATTTTTTGACGGCAACTGTGTGCTTCAGTTTGACTACCAGTCGATGGCTCTTTTAAGAGATTATCGACCCATTCCCAGCACCGGCATCGTCAACTTCCCTGACATCACCGTGACTGACTTGGACTACTATATGGAAGACAGACGTCATATCATCAGgaacttcaaacaaaatgtATAG
- the RRP40 gene encoding exosome non-catalytic core subunit rrp40 (EggNog:ENOG503P0K7; BUSCO:EOG09264XJC; COG:J) translates to MSSAMKIVPGDALDIQQMKTTIGPGVYKNPKTQNIIPAAAGYLNVKINKKNTNQLAYIESKSKRYIPKANDFVVGIVTGTIGESYKVSLQDFSANVLLSMMAFPNATKKNRPNLKVGQVVYARVSQDIPEIDIEIECIDPATGKEGGFGMLDESGYIFEVGLNYANELLFNPSSVYLEKLASKCKFEVAIGLNGKIWIKCGDGLVYEEDQLTEAGANDFRYTLAAATYLKKCQKVPKSQVDAVLKESFKNL, encoded by the coding sequence ATGTCATCAGCCATGAAGATTGTGCCTGGAGATGCTCTAGACATCCAGCAGATGAAGACCACCATAGGTCCTGGAGTTTATAAGAATCCCAAGACGCAGAATATCATCCCCGCAGCCGCTGGGTACTTGAATGttaaaatcaacaagaaaaataCCAACCAGCTCGCATACATCGAATCCAAGTCCAAACGATATATCCCCAAAGCCAACGACTTTGTGGTCGGGATCGTCACGGGGACCATAGGCGAGTCCTATAAGGTGTCGTTGCAAGACTTCTCGGCGAATGTGTTGCTCTCGATGATGGCTTTCCCCAATgccaccaagaagaatagACCCAACCTCAAGGTTGGACAGGTGGTTTACGCCAGAGTGAGTCAGGACATCCCCGAAATTGACATAGAGATAGAGTGTATCGATCCAGCCACCGGCAAAGAAGGCGGGTTCGGAATGCTCGATGAGAGTGGATATATTTTCGAAGTCGGGTTGAATTATGCCAACGAACTCTTGTTTAACCCGAGCTCCGTCTACTTGGAGAAGCTCGCGTCCAAGTGTAAGTTCGAGGTAGCTATAGGATTGAATGGCAAAATATGGATCAAGTGCGGTGATGGGTTGGTGTATGAGGAAGACCAGTTGACAGAGGCCGGAGCCAATGATTTCAGGTACACTTTGGCTGCCGCCACCTATTTGAAAAAGTGTCAGAAGGTGCCCAAGTCACAAGTGGACGCTGTCTTGAAGGAGAGCTTCAAGAATTTATAG
- the PPM2 gene encoding tRNA methyltransferase ppm2 (EggNog:ENOG503NTVT; COG:O) produces the protein MPKSTGPSPQELRKIEKDRRRKQYEDIQVQGTNNSSIVSKRSVEMIYQSVCPPGEWFKHFVPKGKRRSPAINRGYWIRMESIRSMIIRIMESEPQKPVNVINLGCGYDPLPFQMLSMGHNMTFYDIDYPDLVKNKHDMILKSKEIQDLVGPDAGGLGLMNCDKYKLIGCDLKNHEVYKDQMKKLKPGVNIFIAEVSLAYMHFTDANKIIGYSSEVPNSHFLILEQILPAGTKEAFATKMLNHFSKLRSSLKCVEEYPLIEHQISRFQQYYKHVEVKNLFENWNDLIDETTKQKVDEVESFDEWEEFILFCQHYVVLHATNDSLVYKQPNVSLQSRPVVELNIKPDTKSLDLKYPASCVVGGSIYVNGGLGQTRSIKTYKDSEELETLDPPSGRMCHTFTDGILVGGRTQPGSFLKDVYRFNAKEAKWSRLEDLPVGVSRHSAVSVDTERILIIGGQSQKGSMILYNHKTQTSKLLQCSSEIDFSTIASFGCDFDVDQQVGYIIGGQTNKQSPRFSNKLFKFWLENDEFKHKMVMEDAEFERMDCKLVKYNETLVVVGGINYNQILGQDNIIVKVSVCGKKVVYGRIPDRVWKNHSPLMIGHNVVIHDNQIKVLNGGVK, from the exons ATGCCCAAATCTACCGGCCCTAGTCCACAGGAGCTTCGAAAGATCGAAAAAGATAGAAGAAGGAAACAGTACGAGGacatccaagtccaaggaACGAACAACTCGTCCATCGTCTCCAAACGGTCTGTGGAAATGATATACCAATCGGTTTGTCCACCTGGCGAATGGTTCAAGCATTTCGTGCCAAAAGGAAAAAGAAGATCTCCAGCTATTAACAGAGGTTATTGGATCCGAATGGAAAGCATTCGTCTGATGATCATCAGAATCATGGAATCAGAGCCTCAAAAACCCGTGAATGTGATTAATTTAGGTTGTGGATACGATCCTCTTCCATTCCAGATGCTCAGCATGGGGCACAATATGACCTTCTACGATATCGACTATCCcgacttggtgaaaaacaAGCACGACATGATTCTCAAGCTGAAAGAGATCCAGGACTTGGTAGGACCAGATGCCGGAGGGTTGGGGTTAATGAATTGTGacaagtacaagttgattgGATGCGATTTGAAGAATCACGAAGTGTACAAGGACCagatgaaaaagttgaaacCCGGGGTGAACATCTTCATAGCCGAAGTATCTTTGGCATATATGCATTTCACGGACGCTAATAAGATTATTGGCTATTCGAGCGAGGTGCCCAATAGTCACTTTTTGATATTGGAACAGATTCTTCCTGCTGGCACCAAAGAAGCGTTTGCAACGAAAATGTTAAACCACTTCAGCAAGCTCAgaagttcattgaaatGTGTAGAAGAGTACCCCCTCATAGAGCACCAAATTTCCCGGTTCCAACAGTACTACAAACATGTAGAggtcaaaaacttgtttgaaaaTTGGAACGATTTGATAGATGAAACCACCAAGCAGAAGGTCGATGAGGTAGAAAGTTTTGACGAGTGGGAGGAGTTTATACTTTTCTGCCAGCACTATGTTGTCTTGCATGCCACCAATGACTCGCTTGTCTACAAGCAACCCAATGTTTCATTACAATCAAGACCTGTTGTCGAATTGAACATCAAGCCAGATACAAAGTCTTTGGATTTAAAGTACCCAGCTAGTTGCGTTGTGGGAGGATCCATATATGTCAATGGAGGCCTTGGACAAACAAGATCCATCAAGACATATAAGGATTCTGAGGAGTTGGAGACTTTAGATCCTCCTTCGGGAAGAATGTGCCATACTTTCACAGACGGGATTCTAGTTGGAGGAAGAACCCAACCCGGACTGTTTTTAAAGGATGTGTACAGATTTAATGCCAAAGAGGCCAAGTGGTCCCGACTCGAAGATTTGCCCGTAGGGGTTTCAAGGCACTCTGCAGTTTCTGTGGATACTGAAAGAATATTGATTATAGGTGGCCAGTCACAAAAAGGGTCCATGATTTTGtacaaccacaaaacacaaacatcCAAATTATTGCAGTGTTCTTCAGAGATAGACTTTAGTACGATCGCCAGTTTCGGGTGTGACTTTGACGTCGACCAACAGGTGGGATATATTATTGGTGGTCAAACCAACAAACAACTGCCTAGGTTCAGTAAtaagttgttcaagttttggtTAGAAAATGACGAGTTCAAGCATAAAATGGTTATGGAGGACGCTGAATTTGAGCGGATGGACTGTAAATTGGTCAAGTATAACGAAACTTTGGTGGTTGTGGGTGGTATAAATTACAACCAGATTTTGGGACAGGATAACATAATAGTAAAGGTATCTGTTTGCGGCAAAAAAGTGGTTTATGGTAGAATTCCAGACAGGGTATGGAAAAACCACTCCCCCCTTATGATAGGTCACAATGTCGTGATTCATGATAATCAGATCAAGGTCTTGAACGGAGGTGTG AAGTAG